The Psychrobium sp. MM17-31 genome window below encodes:
- the mmsB gene encoding 3-hydroxyisobutyrate dehydrogenase, with product MAKVGFIGLGNMGGPMAINLAKAGHQVSVFDLSEAAVSAVVAQGATASATANEAATDKDFVVTMLPAGKHVKMVYLGDNGLLSVVNKDTLLIDSSTIDADSAKTVAAAASEQGIAFMDAPVSGGVAGAAAGTLSFICGGSEVNFERAKTVLDDMGKNIFLAGDVGAGQIAKICNNMLLSVLMAGTSEALKMGMDNGLDPSVLSEIMLKSSGRNWCLELYNPVPGVMENTPASNDYQGGFMVDLMLKDLGLAAQAAQMSKSSTPLGAMAQSLYSMHSNGGNGAKDFSSIIEMFATKK from the coding sequence ATGGCAAAAGTAGGATTCATCGGTTTAGGAAATATGGGCGGCCCAATGGCCATTAACTTGGCGAAAGCTGGTCATCAGGTAAGCGTATTCGATCTTAGCGAAGCTGCGGTAAGCGCTGTGGTTGCTCAAGGCGCTACCGCGAGTGCGACAGCTAATGAAGCTGCGACCGACAAAGACTTTGTTGTGACTATGCTACCTGCTGGCAAACACGTGAAGATGGTTTATTTAGGTGACAATGGATTACTAAGTGTTGTTAATAAAGACACACTATTAATCGATTCGAGCACCATTGATGCCGATAGCGCAAAAACCGTAGCGGCAGCGGCGAGTGAACAGGGCATTGCCTTTATGGATGCACCTGTATCAGGCGGTGTTGCTGGCGCAGCAGCGGGCACATTAAGTTTTATCTGTGGTGGTAGTGAAGTAAACTTCGAACGTGCTAAAACCGTGCTTGATGATATGGGTAAAAACATCTTCTTAGCGGGTGATGTTGGCGCAGGTCAAATCGCGAAAATCTGTAATAACATGTTGTTGTCTGTATTAATGGCGGGCACCAGTGAAGCATTGAAGATGGGCATGGACAACGGATTAGATCCAAGTGTGTTATCTGAAATCATGCTAAAAAGCTCAGGCCGTAACTGGTGTTTAGAGCTATACAATCCAGTGCCAGGTGTGATGGAAAACACGCCAGCAAGCAATGATTACCAAGGTGGTTTCATGGTAGATCTTATGCTTAAAGATCTTGGTTTAGCAGCGCAAGCGGCGCAAATGTCAAAATCGAGCACACCACTTGGTGCTATGGCGCAAAGCCTTTACTCGATGCATAGTAACGGTGGCAATGGCGCTAAAGATTTCTCAAGTATTATTGAGATGTTTGCTACTAAGAAATAA
- a CDS encoding enoyl-CoA hydratase/isomerase family protein, which yields MNTEAVIYNAHETGDGHYIIQATLNSEKSLNALNQAMIDSLLPALERFEKDETVVAIVLDSMGNKAFCAGGDIVELYKAMKDQPGERQPFVQEFFVNEYTLDYAIHTYSKPIVVWGNGYVMGGGLGLFAGASHRIVTESSRVAMPEISIGLYPDVGGTYFLNQMPGNLGLFLGLTAAQMNAADCLQVKLADHFLLHEQKMQLIEALTQQSWTIDKDVNRQLVSHCVMSLEKTVYEQMPQGNIAAHQAVIDDAVSQPTLSQVMSTIAGWGDEDSWLKRAKRSMVNGSPLSARILERQLEVGKSLTLAQCFKLELQLSVLSGELGEFAEGIRALLIDKDNQPAWKYSDVDSVDDAVIDNLFNPIWDENAHPLKLKGE from the coding sequence TCAAGCAATGATCGATTCTTTACTACCTGCACTAGAGCGTTTTGAAAAAGACGAAACCGTGGTAGCTATTGTGCTCGATAGTATGGGTAACAAAGCGTTTTGTGCTGGTGGTGACATTGTCGAATTATACAAGGCAATGAAAGATCAGCCAGGAGAGCGTCAACCCTTCGTGCAAGAGTTTTTCGTTAACGAATACACTCTCGATTACGCAATTCATACCTATAGCAAACCTATTGTTGTATGGGGTAATGGCTATGTAATGGGCGGCGGCTTAGGCCTATTCGCCGGTGCGAGTCATCGTATCGTGACTGAATCATCACGCGTTGCGATGCCAGAAATTAGCATAGGTTTATACCCTGATGTGGGGGGAACTTATTTCCTCAATCAAATGCCCGGCAATCTAGGTTTGTTTTTAGGGCTGACAGCGGCACAAATGAATGCGGCGGATTGTCTGCAGGTCAAACTTGCTGATCACTTCTTATTACACGAGCAAAAAATGCAACTTATAGAAGCGCTAACGCAGCAAAGTTGGACAATTGACAAAGACGTTAATCGTCAGCTCGTAAGCCATTGCGTAATGAGTTTAGAGAAAACCGTTTATGAGCAAATGCCACAAGGCAATATTGCTGCTCATCAAGCGGTTATCGATGATGCAGTGAGCCAGCCAACCTTAAGTCAAGTGATGAGCACCATTGCTGGGTGGGGCGATGAAGACTCGTGGCTAAAACGCGCCAAACGTTCGATGGTTAACGGGAGTCCGTTATCGGCACGAATTCTTGAGCGTCAGCTTGAAGTTGGTAAATCACTGACCTTAGCGCAATGTTTCAAGTTAGAGCTGCAACTGTCAGTACTTAGCGGTGAATTAGGCGAATTCGCCGAAGGTATTCGCGCATTGCTGATTGATAAAGACAATCAACCAGCGTGGAAGTACAGCGACGTTGACAGCGTAGATGATGCGGTAATAGACAATCTATTTAATCCAATTTGGGATGAAAACGCTCATCCACTCAAGCTAAAAGGAGAATAA